In a genomic window of Bacillota bacterium:
- a CDS encoding glycosyltransferase family 4 protein, whose translation MRIIMLSWEYPPKIVGGIARHVYELGHALAEEDVEVHVITAEFPGAPAYERQHDLLHVHRVPVTEHANDFVHWVQLLNRSMQAKAEELLNSWLQEDKPFKARPFADGVLLHAHDWLAHYSGAYLKHAYRLPLIATIHATEYGRNNGLHNDLQRYIASVEWQLSYEAWRVICCSWYMKGEVEFALQTPSDKIVVIPNGVDTTKFEFKFDEAERQAFRHNYAAPDEKILFFVGRMVREKGAHILLEALPKVRVVYPKVKLLIVGGGYRDHLVQLANWLGIAPHVYFTGFVPDDVLLRIYRIADVAVFPSLYEPFGIVALEAMAARIPVVASDAGGLKEVVEHNVTGIVTWLNNSDSLAWGILEVLQNPDRAQEMVKEAYRRVKTMYNWKRIARQTIEQYRQVWNEYRRSDW comes from the coding sequence ATGCGCATTATCATGCTCTCGTGGGAATATCCTCCGAAGATAGTCGGAGGCATCGCGCGGCATGTGTACGAGCTGGGGCACGCACTGGCGGAAGAAGACGTAGAGGTGCATGTCATCACCGCCGAGTTCCCCGGTGCGCCTGCCTACGAACGGCAACATGACCTGCTGCACGTGCACCGGGTGCCGGTCACCGAACACGCCAACGACTTTGTGCACTGGGTTCAGCTGCTCAACCGGTCGATGCAGGCGAAAGCGGAGGAACTGTTGAACAGCTGGCTGCAGGAGGACAAGCCCTTCAAGGCGCGCCCCTTTGCTGACGGAGTGCTTTTGCATGCGCACGACTGGCTGGCGCACTACAGTGGTGCTTACCTGAAGCACGCCTATCGCCTGCCGCTCATCGCCACCATCCACGCCACCGAGTACGGAAGGAATAACGGACTGCATAACGACCTGCAGCGCTATATCGCCAGCGTGGAGTGGCAGCTCAGCTACGAGGCATGGCGTGTGATATGCTGTTCCTGGTATATGAAAGGCGAGGTGGAATTTGCCCTGCAAACACCATCGGATAAGATTGTGGTGATTCCGAACGGCGTGGACACCACCAAGTTTGAGTTCAAGTTTGATGAAGCCGAGAGGCAAGCCTTCCGCCACAACTACGCTGCCCCTGACGAAAAGATTCTCTTCTTTGTCGGCAGGATGGTGCGCGAGAAAGGGGCGCATATCCTGCTGGAAGCGTTGCCCAAAGTGCGCGTGGTGTATCCGAAAGTGAAGCTGCTGATTGTGGGCGGGGGATATCGCGACCACCTTGTGCAGCTGGCGAACTGGCTGGGTATCGCCCCGCATGTGTATTTCACGGGCTTCGTGCCCGACGATGTGCTGTTGCGCATCTACCGCATCGCCGACGTCGCGGTGTTCCCCAGCCTGTACGAGCCGTTTGGCATTGTGGCGTTAGAGGCGATGGCAGCGCGTATTCCCGTTGTAGCCTCCGACGCAGGCGGACTGAAAGAGGTGGTCGAGCACAACGTGACGGGCATCGTCACCTGGCTGAACAACTCGGATAGCCTCGCGTGGGGCATCCTCGAAGTGTTGCAAAACCCCGACCGCGCGCAGGAGATGGTGAAAGAGGCATACCGGCGCGTGAAGACCATGTACAACTGGAAGCGCATCGCCCGACAGACCATCGAACAGTACCGTCAGGTGTGGAACGAGTACCGAAGGAGCGACTGGTAG
- a CDS encoding sugar phosphate isomerase/epimerase: MAKIGVIHYNWPGFSFEEFLRFAAETGYQYVELQINDVWTPDVDNPEANAERVRKLVESYGLKVSALAAGNDFLQTDEEAIRYQVERMKRICGLTRILSEEAVVRSEGGAPKESVPRQKWLDALTECFQRCLDFVDKMGVALAIDNHGYITNDYTILYMLLQRVNHPLIGTNLDTMNYRWYGHDLQVCKRIYELMAPYVKHTHFKDGFGSFAEYRGAALGDGEIDLLYALNCLKQAGYSGVYCAEYEGPEAAGGVGYAKCYGWLKEHAG, translated from the coding sequence GTGGCGAAAATCGGCGTGATTCACTATAACTGGCCCGGCTTTTCGTTCGAAGAGTTTCTGCGATTCGCGGCGGAGACGGGCTATCAATATGTGGAGCTGCAAATCAACGATGTGTGGACACCCGACGTCGACAACCCGGAAGCCAACGCCGAGCGGGTGCGCAAGCTGGTGGAGTCGTACGGGCTGAAGGTATCCGCGCTGGCGGCGGGCAACGACTTCCTGCAAACCGACGAGGAAGCCATCCGCTATCAGGTGGAGCGCATGAAGCGTATCTGTGGGCTCACACGCATCCTGAGCGAGGAGGCGGTGGTACGCAGTGAAGGCGGCGCGCCCAAAGAGAGCGTTCCCCGCCAGAAGTGGCTGGACGCGCTGACCGAATGCTTCCAGCGATGTCTCGATTTCGTGGACAAGATGGGCGTCGCGCTGGCAATCGACAATCACGGTTACATCACCAACGACTACACCATCCTGTATATGCTGTTGCAGCGCGTCAACCACCCGCTCATCGGCACCAATCTGGACACGATGAACTACCGCTGGTACGGACACGACCTGCAGGTGTGCAAACGCATCTACGAGCTGATGGCTCCGTATGTGAAGCACACGCACTTCAAGGATGGCTTTGGCAGTTTCGCAGAGTATCGCGGTGCGGCGCTGGGCGATGGCGAGATAGACCTCCTGTACGCCCTGAACTGCCTGAAACAGGCTGGCTACAGCGGCGTTTACTGTGCGGAATACGAAGGTCCCGAGGCGGCAGGTGGGGTCGGCTATGCGAAGTGCTACGGCTGGCTGAAGGAGCACGCAGGTTAA
- a CDS encoding NAD(P)-dependent oxidoreductase yields MHSIDELEERLSRPTPEVVQLFRELQGDLLVLGVAGKMGPTLARMARRAMDEAGNTARVIGVARFSQPEMRNQLEQAGIQTIACDLLDAEAVQRLPDAPNVVFMAGMKFGTTGAEPLTWAMNTVAPAYVASRYRQSRIVVFSTGNVYPLVPVTGGGATEETPPEPIGEYAQSALGRERVFQYFSGRYGTPAVIYRLNYAVELRYGIILDVAQKVWAGEPVSLAMGCVNVVWQGDACAWALRCLSLAQSPPLVLNATGPETLSIRYLAGRLGDLMGKQPRFEGAEADTALLSNASKAHRLFGYPAVTVDTVIQWVAHWVMQGLPTLNKPTHYEVRDGRF; encoded by the coding sequence ATCCACAGCATAGACGAGCTGGAAGAACGTCTTTCTCGCCCCACACCGGAGGTGGTGCAGCTTTTCCGCGAGTTACAGGGCGACCTGCTGGTACTGGGTGTGGCTGGAAAGATGGGCCCGACGCTGGCACGCATGGCGCGTCGCGCGATGGACGAGGCGGGCAATACCGCGAGGGTCATCGGTGTTGCCCGCTTTTCGCAACCGGAGATGCGCAACCAGCTGGAACAGGCTGGGATACAGACCATCGCCTGTGACCTGCTGGACGCGGAAGCGGTGCAGCGACTGCCCGATGCCCCCAACGTGGTGTTCATGGCGGGGATGAAGTTCGGTACCACCGGCGCGGAGCCGCTCACGTGGGCGATGAACACTGTCGCGCCCGCTTACGTGGCGAGCCGGTATCGCCAGTCGCGAATCGTGGTATTTTCTACCGGCAACGTGTACCCACTGGTGCCGGTGACAGGTGGCGGCGCGACCGAAGAGACTCCTCCTGAACCCATCGGCGAGTATGCGCAATCTGCGCTGGGCAGAGAGCGGGTGTTCCAGTACTTTTCCGGACGCTATGGCACGCCGGCGGTCATTTATCGCCTGAATTATGCGGTGGAGTTGCGCTACGGCATCATTTTAGATGTGGCGCAGAAGGTATGGGCGGGCGAGCCTGTTTCGCTGGCGATGGGCTGTGTGAACGTGGTATGGCAGGGCGACGCCTGTGCGTGGGCGTTGCGGTGTCTGTCGCTGGCGCAGTCGCCGCCGCTGGTGCTGAACGCTACCGGTCCCGAAACGCTCTCCATCCGTTATCTGGCAGGGCGACTGGGCGATTTGATGGGCAAGCAACCGCGCTTTGAAGGGGCAGAGGCAGATACCGCTCTTCTCAGCAACGCGAGCAAAGCGCACCGCCTGTTCGGCTATCCAGCGGTGACGGTAGATACTGTCATCCAGTGGGTGGCGCACTGGGTGATGCAGGGACTTCCGACCCTGAACAAGCCCACGCACTATGAGGTCAGGGACGGACGATTCTAA